A section of the Armatimonadota bacterium genome encodes:
- the murB gene encoding UDP-N-acetylmuramate dehydrogenase → MNWEAVQRRVSLKRLTTLKAGGEAEYFAQARSSAQLIETASAFQKEGIKVTPLGWGSNFLASDQGVNGLILLNQTREITIQGDEVIADSGAAFQDLWLKTTQSGLVGLEFAVGIPGTVGGALVSNAGAYRSNISEFLIALEIVQDGKAEWVDPSWMEFKYRDSVLRCENPRSALIARTRFRLPKGDAKKSYDEAREYQRQRIGKQPPSASAGSFFKNVIDSKLANDIDGLTEGMRKNSVVPAGFLIEQCGLKGFRIGGAMIGKKHANFLLNVAGANATELRSLAHYAKAQVQSKFGVELEEEVMYIGDWSSFAPIIP, encoded by the coding sequence TTGAACTGGGAAGCGGTCCAACGTAGGGTATCTCTGAAGCGGCTTACCACTCTCAAAGCGGGAGGAGAAGCGGAGTATTTTGCCCAGGCGAGAAGTTCTGCGCAATTGATTGAAACCGCGTCCGCATTTCAGAAGGAAGGGATCAAAGTGACGCCCTTGGGGTGGGGATCTAACTTCTTGGCATCAGACCAAGGTGTTAACGGGCTCATACTTCTGAATCAGACTCGCGAGATCACGATTCAAGGAGATGAGGTAATCGCAGACTCGGGCGCAGCCTTTCAAGATCTTTGGCTGAAAACGACCCAATCAGGCTTGGTCGGATTAGAGTTTGCAGTCGGAATTCCTGGAACGGTCGGTGGCGCCCTCGTCAGCAACGCGGGTGCTTATCGCAGCAACATCAGTGAATTTCTGATTGCCCTAGAAATCGTCCAAGATGGAAAGGCCGAGTGGGTTGATCCGAGCTGGATGGAGTTCAAGTACCGAGACTCAGTGCTTCGATGCGAAAATCCTCGTTCCGCGCTCATCGCGCGAACTCGCTTCCGTTTACCGAAGGGGGACGCCAAAAAATCTTATGACGAGGCCCGTGAATATCAGCGGCAGCGGATCGGCAAGCAGCCGCCGAGTGCCAGCGCCGGGAGTTTCTTTAAGAACGTAATCGACTCCAAGCTAGCAAATGACATTGACGGATTGACCGAAGGAATGCGCAAGAACAGCGTCGTCCCAGCAGGCTTCTTGATCGAGCAGTGCGGATTGAAGGGGTTCCGTATTGGCGGCGCGATGATCGGGAAGAAGCACGCTAACTTCCTACTCAACGTGGCCGGGGCTAACGCTACAGAGCTGCGCTCTTTGGCGCACTACGCCAAGGCTCAAGTTCAATCAAAGTTCGGAGTCGAACTCGAAGAAGAAGTGATGTACATCGGAGACTGGTCGAGCTTTGCGCCAATCATTCCGTAA
- a CDS encoding Nif3-like dinuclear metal center hexameric protein: protein MTARQLSDALHTLWPHCDPNKTVDRVIAGDSNQEINGVAVCWMPYSATLRQAAAMGVNTVVTHEPTFYDHWELKKEVSHARYESAKREKEALIEALGLTVIRCHDVWDAIQEIGVPFEWGRFLGLSDLVKSEQYVNLYRIEQQTAITFTQYFASRTAVAGQATVEFYGDPERLIETVGIGTGCYSDAMRLYDLGADLAVSVDDIARAWIIGEYCHDTGSPMIVVNHGVSEDCAMVSLRDKIQELLPNLRVCRIEQGCSYREISAKI, encoded by the coding sequence ATGACTGCTAGGCAGCTTTCTGATGCGCTCCACACGCTTTGGCCGCACTGCGATCCGAACAAGACTGTTGACCGAGTGATTGCAGGTGACTCAAATCAAGAAATCAATGGAGTCGCCGTCTGCTGGATGCCCTACTCGGCGACTTTAAGGCAGGCGGCGGCGATGGGAGTCAACACAGTTGTGACCCACGAACCGACCTTTTACGATCATTGGGAGCTCAAAAAGGAGGTTTCACACGCTCGATATGAGTCGGCCAAACGCGAGAAGGAAGCCCTGATTGAAGCGCTCGGGCTGACCGTCATTCGATGCCACGATGTCTGGGACGCGATTCAGGAGATAGGTGTGCCATTTGAATGGGGAAGGTTTCTAGGACTCAGCGACTTGGTCAAGTCGGAGCAGTACGTGAACCTGTATCGTATCGAACAGCAAACCGCGATTACCTTCACCCAGTATTTCGCCTCACGCACGGCGGTTGCGGGGCAAGCTACGGTCGAATTCTACGGAGACCCCGAACGGCTCATTGAGACGGTTGGGATTGGGACGGGCTGCTACAGCGACGCGATGCGCCTCTATGATCTTGGAGCGGACCTTGCCGTCTCTGTTGATGATATCGCCCGCGCCTGGATCATCGGTGAGTACTGCCACGACACGGGTAGTCCAATGATTGTAGTGAACCATGGAGTCAGCGAAGATTGCGCCATGGTTTCGCTCCGCGATAAGATTCAGGAGTTGTTACCGAACTTGCGAGTATGCCGAATCGAACAAGGTTGCAGCTACCGCGAGATTTCGGCTAAGATCTGA
- a CDS encoding zf-TFIIB domain-containing protein: MSILCPKCTEVMMIVERQGIHIDYCQRCHGVFLDRGELEKMIQLSLQPLPAYQQPVYPQHPHQQVSPQQAHRRNDHDDYDYRYNGKKKRRSFLGDIFDFD; encoded by the coding sequence ATGAGCATCCTTTGCCCGAAGTGCACCGAAGTTATGATGATCGTTGAACGACAAGGCATCCATATTGACTACTGCCAACGGTGCCACGGGGTTTTCTTGGACCGAGGTGAGCTCGAAAAGATGATTCAGCTCTCCCTGCAGCCGCTCCCTGCTTATCAACAACCTGTGTACCCGCAGCACCCCCACCAACAAGTATCTCCCCAACAAGCTCACCGAAGAAACGATCATGACGACTACGACTATCGCTACAACGGGAAGAAGAAGAGACGTAGCTTCCTAGGTGATATTTTCGATTTCGATTGA
- a CDS encoding N-acetylmuramoyl-L-alanine amidase: MKNVLTALALWMALCAGAFAQVRNATVTYTYLGVQLRGYRVGDEFMIPLDRIIELGWSANSSSVGSKIVAEGKTYQVPTRQVDGHACIALRELVQKMDGLSSWIPGGYDALEVVSAVTSVSVRNGSLAITAALKVKPTVSLMGSNDPKVVIDLEGARLAPGTQLELDSCAKVSQYRPNNVRIVLNLPFTPVLPQKQLANSHSFNLDFNPPERLIQNPPKTEPPKVNPTKPDPAPPVADTGEVSIAKRNEDEIATELFVTVPKPDWKGIATVRRPARDTVEIAIPTIQAKLSAIDKDLSKHIRSVQLRQDTGLTILSFKLSGRMGAVLEPSSEGFKLTIVHPTGNGSLKGKVVVIDAGHGGKFPGTGNGAYTEKVLSLATAKAVQKALEAEGAQVIMTRDSDKNFRESLADDLVYRADVANRNNADLFLSFHYDDAGATPPSGTKSIYHGGRDTDKYLAECIQEFIKSEGPLPDLGAINDRKFARDSGFSVLRNAKMPAILMECAFVRNPNDRKVILTDQFRDGIAKCVVKGLKLFFGQK; the protein is encoded by the coding sequence ATGAAAAATGTGCTCACTGCCCTGGCGCTATGGATGGCGCTGTGTGCCGGAGCTTTCGCCCAAGTGCGGAATGCAACGGTGACCTATACCTATCTGGGGGTCCAGCTTCGTGGGTACCGAGTCGGAGACGAGTTTATGATTCCGCTAGATCGGATCATCGAACTAGGTTGGTCCGCAAACTCAAGCTCCGTCGGCTCCAAAATCGTTGCCGAGGGCAAAACCTATCAAGTGCCAACTCGGCAAGTCGATGGCCACGCCTGTATCGCGCTCCGTGAACTTGTCCAAAAAATGGACGGACTCTCCTCATGGATCCCAGGCGGATATGATGCGCTCGAAGTCGTTAGCGCTGTAACTTCGGTTTCCGTGCGAAATGGGTCATTGGCCATCACCGCCGCTCTCAAGGTGAAACCGACTGTTTCGCTGATGGGTTCAAACGACCCGAAAGTTGTGATCGATTTGGAAGGTGCTCGACTTGCACCTGGTACTCAACTCGAACTAGATTCCTGCGCAAAGGTGAGTCAGTATCGGCCTAACAACGTACGGATTGTGCTGAACCTTCCGTTCACGCCAGTCCTGCCCCAGAAGCAACTGGCCAATTCCCACAGTTTCAACCTTGACTTTAACCCGCCTGAGAGGCTAATTCAGAATCCTCCGAAGACTGAGCCCCCAAAGGTCAATCCAACCAAACCGGATCCTGCTCCACCAGTTGCCGACACTGGTGAAGTTTCGATCGCGAAGCGAAACGAGGACGAGATTGCGACGGAGTTGTTCGTCACAGTCCCAAAACCAGATTGGAAGGGCATTGCCACGGTTCGTCGCCCAGCAAGGGATACGGTAGAGATCGCAATTCCCACGATTCAAGCCAAGCTCTCAGCGATTGATAAAGATCTCAGCAAACACATTCGCTCCGTGCAGCTTCGGCAGGACACAGGTCTGACCATTTTGTCCTTCAAACTGAGCGGGCGCATGGGAGCTGTCCTCGAACCGTCTTCAGAAGGCTTTAAACTCACCATTGTCCACCCGACGGGCAACGGAAGCCTGAAGGGCAAAGTAGTCGTCATCGATGCAGGACATGGCGGGAAATTCCCTGGAACCGGCAACGGCGCCTACACTGAAAAGGTTTTGAGTCTAGCGACAGCAAAGGCAGTGCAAAAGGCACTGGAAGCAGAGGGAGCTCAGGTCATCATGACTAGGGACTCCGACAAAAACTTCCGAGAAAGCCTTGCTGATGACTTGGTCTATCGAGCAGATGTAGCGAATCGCAACAACGCCGATTTATTCCTATCGTTCCACTACGATGATGCAGGCGCAACTCCACCAAGCGGTACTAAGTCGATCTACCATGGTGGACGAGACACCGACAAATACCTTGCCGAGTGCATTCAGGAGTTCATCAAGTCGGAGGGTCCACTCCCAGATCTCGGAGCGATCAATGATCGTAAATTTGCCAGGGACAGTGGCTTTTCTGTTCTGCGCAACGCGAAGATGCCCGCCATTCTCATGGAGTGCGCTTTCGTCAGAAATCCAAACGACCGAAAAGTGATTCTGACTGACCAATTCCGCGACGGTATTGCAAAGTGCGTCGTCAAAGGACTTAAACTATTCTTCGGACAAAAATGA
- a CDS encoding prepilin-type N-terminal cleavage/methylation domain-containing protein, with translation MRRAFTLIELLVVIAIIAILAAILFPVFAQAKASAKKSACLSNTRQIGIGLMMYMADEDDTIFFFAHNVDPSRTRPLTPFGATIENRWWNQIQPYLKNRDVLWSPSDSGRKPHPLEDGQSGRPFVPRSYVANRAAEGLNYTSVETPAEIVVVTLKNGIYDDSWYEPPKNLYNKSATTPPVLWLDGQIGGVNNTFFDGHAKWMSKGLILRDPCGLPFSGVQLMRQFPIPPTPGQPTRTPWHVNCPA, from the coding sequence GTGAGACGCGCCTTCACTTTAATAGAGCTATTGGTAGTTATTGCAATCATCGCAATTCTTGCCGCAATCTTGTTTCCCGTGTTTGCCCAGGCCAAGGCATCGGCGAAAAAGTCTGCTTGCCTCTCCAACACTCGCCAGATTGGTATCGGACTAATGATGTACATGGCGGACGAGGATGACACCATCTTCTTTTTCGCTCATAACGTCGATCCTTCTCGCACTCGACCTCTCACCCCCTTTGGTGCGACAATCGAAAACCGTTGGTGGAACCAGATTCAGCCTTATCTGAAGAATCGCGACGTTCTCTGGTCACCCAGCGATTCAGGGCGAAAGCCACATCCTCTGGAAGATGGTCAATCAGGCCGACCCTTTGTTCCCCGTTCTTATGTCGCTAACCGAGCTGCAGAAGGCCTGAACTACACGAGCGTTGAAACCCCCGCCGAGATTGTCGTTGTCACTTTGAAGAATGGCATCTACGACGATTCGTGGTATGAGCCACCCAAAAATTTGTACAACAAGTCCGCTACGACTCCTCCGGTATTGTGGCTCGACGGTCAGATAGGCGGCGTCAACAACACCTTTTTCGACGGTCATGCCAAGTGGATGTCGAAGGGACTCATTCTCAGAGACCCCTGCGGACTCCCATTTTCAGGTGTCCAACTGATGCGTCAGTTCCCGATCCCGCCAACACCGGGCCAGCCGACCCGAACACCTTGGCACGTAAACTGTCCCGCGTAG
- a CDS encoding M50 family metallopeptidase has product MNRNPATNAFLIAVAASIILPFIPIVRGILLPFDYLNTHLHEMFHALAAVLTGGSVDRILVFRNSEGVTMTYGGFVPLIYSAGYIGASLFGAFMVRSSVNEKSARKWCQILGVVTLLVNVAWVRGDVVGWPIGIFWGVFLLVLAARLQSSEILLVAQFLGVQQCINGFKSLRDLLLLTGARAENTDAAMLARETGVPAAGWALLWTLLGIYGVVMAVIGLNRASGQKRAS; this is encoded by the coding sequence ATGAACCGAAATCCGGCAACTAACGCATTCCTGATCGCGGTAGCTGCGTCTATCATTCTCCCGTTCATACCGATTGTTAGGGGGATTCTTCTTCCGTTTGATTACCTCAACACACATTTGCACGAGATGTTTCACGCATTAGCGGCAGTCCTGACCGGAGGTAGTGTCGATAGGATTCTTGTCTTCCGCAACTCGGAAGGGGTGACCATGACCTATGGGGGGTTCGTACCCCTCATCTATTCGGCCGGCTACATCGGGGCTTCGCTGTTCGGGGCATTCATGGTCAGGTCGTCCGTCAACGAAAAGAGTGCCCGAAAGTGGTGTCAGATTCTTGGAGTCGTGACTCTGCTGGTCAATGTTGCTTGGGTTCGGGGAGATGTCGTAGGATGGCCAATCGGCATCTTCTGGGGAGTGTTCCTCCTTGTTCTGGCAGCAAGGCTTCAATCGAGTGAAATTCTTCTCGTAGCCCAGTTCCTAGGAGTTCAGCAGTGCATCAATGGATTCAAGTCGTTGCGCGACTTGTTATTGCTCACTGGAGCGCGAGCGGAAAACACGGATGCAGCCATGCTCGCTAGGGAAACCGGGGTTCCCGCTGCCGGTTGGGCACTCCTTTGGACGCTATTAGGCATTTACGGAGTTGTTATGGCCGTCATCGGCCTAAACCGAGCTAGCGGACAGAAACGGGCGAGCTGA
- a CDS encoding glycosyltransferase family 4 protein, with protein MPNQKSRAEIQSIAILGTYPPRRCGIATFTADLANSFCTADPLVKVDPFVMSDLQDNHSSEVTVIEVGNRARYTAVAEQLNERRYDVLSIQHEYGIFGGDAGRYLLDLIRAVKMPVVTTLHTVLRNPTPDQRAVMEELLQLSTRVIVMSRTAIDLLHRVHSVDASKIDFIPHGIPKISKAAGTEMRAKIGGAGPILLTFGLLSPDKGVEHVIQAMPEILARCQEAKYLVVGATHPHVKAFSGESYRKNLEKTVKELGLSESVEFVDDFVSLEQLLSYLSAMDFYITPYLNAAQITSGTLAYSMGAGKVVLSTPYEYAKEVLAEGRGILVPFAESGPIADAVINSWTQPSVRRTMGDRAAKYGSLMHWERVGQLYLDSFSQAVSDSKLIPILVQPSVSQTKCEINLSHLERLTDDTGILQHATFSVPNRHEGYCVDDNARALLLTLELPESPRTNELQARYLAFLAHSLNPLNSKFRNFMGYDRTWLEAQGSEDSQGRALWSVGAVAGRSKNRAHSKLASKLFETAAPSLLAATSPRTWAYSILGAAAYLERYPDSLPAMELLVAGANRLERGFLIESSPDWKWLEDRLAYANARIPQSLMVAGTTLNRPVLVALGVNSMKWLLESQINAGGFFSPVGAAGASPEELGTVQFDQQPIEASSTLSACLTAYDLTHQSRFLAAAELCAAWFQGTNALGLNVGDPFTGACYDGIEATGLNENQGAESTLAYLASIVELASARKTTLRLESGAEYSPRAAIVFRSEQ; from the coding sequence GTGCCCAACCAGAAAAGCCGAGCAGAAATTCAATCAATCGCAATCCTTGGCACCTACCCACCGCGAAGATGCGGAATCGCGACATTTACAGCGGATTTAGCCAACTCATTCTGCACTGCGGACCCTCTGGTCAAGGTTGATCCCTTTGTGATGAGCGACTTGCAAGACAATCACTCGTCCGAAGTGACGGTGATCGAGGTAGGCAATCGCGCCCGGTACACAGCAGTAGCCGAACAGCTCAACGAGAGAAGATATGACGTCCTTTCGATCCAACATGAATATGGAATCTTCGGTGGAGATGCGGGTCGGTATCTGCTTGACCTGATCCGAGCTGTGAAGATGCCAGTCGTGACGACGCTCCATACAGTTCTGAGAAATCCTACTCCTGACCAGCGGGCGGTTATGGAAGAGCTTCTGCAACTCTCGACACGAGTGATTGTCATGAGCCGAACGGCAATAGACCTCCTGCACAGAGTCCATTCCGTGGACGCCTCAAAGATCGACTTTATCCCCCACGGAATTCCAAAGATATCAAAAGCCGCTGGCACCGAAATGCGCGCCAAAATTGGAGGTGCGGGGCCGATACTTCTCACCTTCGGATTGCTCTCACCTGACAAAGGCGTCGAGCATGTCATTCAGGCGATGCCTGAGATTCTTGCCAGGTGTCAGGAGGCCAAGTATCTTGTGGTGGGCGCAACCCATCCGCACGTCAAGGCATTCAGCGGGGAATCCTACCGAAAAAACTTGGAAAAGACGGTTAAGGAGCTTGGATTATCTGAGAGTGTCGAGTTTGTCGACGACTTCGTCAGTCTGGAACAGCTCCTTTCATATCTTTCGGCGATGGACTTTTATATTACGCCGTACTTGAACGCGGCGCAGATTACGTCAGGGACGCTTGCATATTCAATGGGTGCCGGCAAGGTCGTTTTATCCACACCATACGAATACGCGAAGGAAGTTCTGGCTGAAGGGCGAGGAATTTTGGTTCCATTTGCCGAAAGCGGGCCAATTGCCGATGCCGTCATCAACAGTTGGACCCAACCCAGCGTCAGGAGGACAATGGGGGACAGGGCCGCCAAGTACGGTTCTCTCATGCATTGGGAGCGCGTCGGGCAGCTGTATCTCGACAGCTTTAGTCAAGCGGTGAGCGACTCCAAACTGATCCCAATCTTGGTGCAGCCTTCAGTGTCGCAGACGAAATGCGAGATCAATCTGAGCCATCTTGAGCGTCTCACGGACGATACTGGGATTCTTCAGCACGCTACCTTTAGCGTTCCTAATCGACACGAAGGGTACTGCGTCGACGACAATGCGAGAGCACTCCTATTGACTCTGGAACTCCCCGAGTCGCCGCGAACCAACGAGTTGCAGGCCCGTTACCTCGCCTTCCTAGCTCACTCTCTCAACCCATTGAACTCGAAGTTTCGAAACTTTATGGGATACGATCGAACTTGGTTAGAAGCTCAAGGTTCTGAAGACTCTCAAGGTCGGGCGCTGTGGTCGGTTGGCGCAGTTGCGGGAAGGAGTAAGAATCGGGCTCATTCCAAGCTAGCGTCCAAACTGTTTGAAACTGCGGCTCCGAGTCTTTTGGCGGCCACCAGCCCCCGGACCTGGGCTTACTCAATTCTTGGAGCAGCCGCTTATCTAGAGCGGTATCCCGATTCGCTACCTGCGATGGAGCTTCTTGTCGCCGGGGCAAATCGACTCGAACGGGGATTCTTGATCGAATCTTCTCCTGATTGGAAATGGCTGGAGGATCGACTCGCTTATGCGAACGCAAGGATCCCTCAGTCCTTGATGGTCGCCGGAACGACACTCAACCGTCCTGTTCTCGTTGCTCTGGGAGTGAACTCCATGAAATGGCTCTTGGAGTCGCAAATCAATGCGGGTGGCTTCTTCTCACCGGTCGGAGCCGCTGGGGCGTCACCTGAGGAGTTAGGCACGGTCCAGTTTGACCAGCAACCCATCGAAGCGAGCAGCACTCTTTCGGCATGTCTCACCGCATATGATCTCACGCATCAGAGCCGGTTCCTCGCGGCGGCAGAGCTCTGCGCCGCCTGGTTCCAAGGAACGAACGCTCTGGGTCTCAATGTCGGTGATCCGTTCACTGGGGCTTGTTACGATGGAATCGAAGCGACTGGTTTAAACGAAAATCAAGGGGCCGAATCGACCTTGGCTTATCTCGCTTCGATCGTGGAACTTGCCAGTGCTAGAAAAACCACCCTCCGCCTGGAGAGTGGGGCGGAGTATTCACCTCGGGCCGCGATTGTGTTCCGATCCGAGCAGTAA
- the rdgB gene encoding RdgB/HAM1 family non-canonical purine NTP pyrophosphatase: MISKLVIATHNRKKAGEMVTILSKRFPQMEIATLADYDGAPEPEEIGTTYNENARIKAESAFAFTGEWCVADDAGLEIDALDGAPGLYSKRFGGEGLPFAQKMSLILDKIQRAPSRAARFRCNVALIGPGYAAKVFEATCEGVIADQPSGGGGFGYDPIFFLPDHNCTMADLTAEQKHEISHRGKVLRAVGDEIASLG; encoded by the coding sequence ATGATCAGCAAACTTGTTATTGCCACCCACAACCGCAAGAAGGCGGGAGAGATGGTCACGATTCTATCGAAGCGCTTTCCACAAATGGAAATTGCGACTTTGGCTGACTACGATGGGGCGCCGGAACCCGAAGAGATAGGAACGACTTACAACGAAAACGCGCGGATCAAGGCTGAATCAGCGTTTGCCTTCACTGGTGAATGGTGTGTGGCCGACGATGCCGGACTCGAAATCGATGCTCTGGACGGTGCGCCGGGGCTTTACAGCAAACGCTTCGGAGGTGAGGGGCTGCCTTTCGCTCAGAAGATGTCTCTCATTCTCGACAAAATTCAACGTGCGCCATCGAGAGCAGCCCGGTTTCGTTGCAATGTTGCTCTCATCGGACCGGGCTACGCGGCCAAGGTGTTCGAAGCGACGTGCGAAGGAGTCATCGCTGATCAACCTAGCGGCGGTGGCGGTTTCGGATATGACCCGATCTTCTTTCTTCCAGATCATAACTGCACAATGGCCGACCTGACGGCAGAGCAGAAGCACGAAATCAGCCATAGAGGCAAAGTTTTGCGGGCCGTCGGCGATGAGATCGCCAGCCTGGGATAA
- the rph gene encoding ribonuclease PH, with the protein MRPDGRQPDQLRPYTFERGFAKFAEGSCLLKLGDTHMLVTATVEERVPPFLKGKGQGWVTAEYSMLPRSGRQRNNRDLVKPNGRSMEIQRLIGRALRAVVDLESLGERTITIDCDAIRADGGTRCASITAAYIALYDALEHLKGKRLLKKDVLKDQIAAISVGIYRGTEVLDLNYDEDSVAETDMNVVMTGAGKFVEVQGTAEAEPFAADELGRMLKLAKGGCDELFAAQREVLGL; encoded by the coding sequence ATGAGACCTGACGGACGCCAGCCGGACCAACTACGCCCTTACACCTTTGAGCGAGGCTTTGCAAAGTTCGCCGAGGGGTCCTGCCTGCTCAAGTTAGGCGATACTCACATGTTGGTGACCGCGACGGTAGAGGAACGTGTACCTCCGTTTCTAAAAGGCAAAGGACAAGGATGGGTGACGGCTGAGTACTCCATGCTCCCTCGTTCGGGAAGGCAACGGAATAATCGCGACTTGGTGAAGCCGAATGGTCGGTCGATGGAGATTCAACGGCTGATCGGACGCGCACTTCGGGCCGTAGTGGATCTTGAAAGCCTTGGCGAGAGAACAATTACAATTGACTGTGATGCTATCCGTGCCGATGGCGGAACTCGATGTGCGTCCATCACGGCAGCTTACATTGCGTTGTATGATGCCCTTGAACACCTGAAAGGGAAACGTCTTCTGAAGAAGGATGTACTCAAGGACCAGATCGCGGCGATTTCGGTGGGAATTTACCGTGGAACCGAGGTGCTCGATTTGAACTACGACGAGGACTCTGTTGCCGAGACCGACATGAACGTCGTCATGACCGGGGCAGGGAAGTTTGTCGAGGTTCAGGGCACCGCCGAAGCAGAACCATTCGCAGCAGACGAACTCGGTCGGATGCTCAAGCTTGCCAAAGGTGGATGCGATGAGCTTTTCGCCGCTCAGCGTGAAGTCCTCGGGTTATGA
- a CDS encoding phosphatase PAP2 family protein, whose product MQQVDHAVFHWINRWSSGLEGSMRFFSESLQEWWVRLILLVCLGAMIAAGKDTRKGAVCALLAWPIADLLTNILKKTIPLPRPCNDPALDELILRIGRSDSAGTASAHSANMLAVAICMLIALRWGGIPWLILAILVSFSRIYNGVHYPYQVVLGWICGAFAAVLICTLYDYFGKRRAAKREINEPKSGN is encoded by the coding sequence GTGCAGCAAGTTGATCACGCGGTGTTCCACTGGATCAATAGATGGTCATCCGGCCTAGAAGGTTCCATGCGCTTCTTCAGCGAGAGTCTTCAGGAATGGTGGGTTCGCTTGATTTTGCTGGTGTGCCTCGGGGCAATGATTGCCGCGGGAAAAGACACACGAAAGGGTGCCGTGTGCGCTTTGCTAGCGTGGCCGATCGCCGATTTGTTGACAAATATCCTTAAAAAGACGATCCCGCTTCCTCGGCCCTGTAACGATCCCGCTCTCGATGAACTTATCCTCAGAATTGGCAGATCTGACTCGGCGGGCACAGCGAGCGCGCATAGTGCCAACATGCTCGCGGTTGCCATCTGTATGCTGATCGCGCTGCGTTGGGGCGGAATTCCTTGGCTGATTCTCGCAATCTTGGTTTCCTTTAGCCGGATCTACAACGGAGTGCATTATCCCTACCAAGTTGTTCTCGGCTGGATCTGCGGTGCGTTTGCAGCCGTACTCATCTGTACGCTCTACGACTATTTCGGAAAGCGCCGAGCGGCGAAGAGGGAAATCAATGAACCGAAATCCGGCAACTAA
- a CDS encoding prepilin-type N-terminal cleavage/methylation domain-containing protein codes for MKKSERLLGFTLVELLIVIILVAVLAAIAIPRFSDSVLRSKESSLSANLALIRLAADRAEADTGLTFPVSALDDQASPTNGWERGAMNTDWAQKSVPAGTWKGPYLTQIPTNPFTNNNTYTGGITNSPSSAWTHYSKQSFNRSYIYFPSTKIGSDGKPYREW; via the coding sequence ATGAAGAAGTCAGAACGCTTGTTAGGCTTTACGCTTGTCGAACTCCTCATTGTGATCATCCTTGTCGCAGTTCTTGCGGCAATCGCAATCCCTCGATTCTCCGACTCCGTCCTCCGGTCAAAGGAGTCAAGTCTTTCGGCCAACCTCGCTCTCATCCGCCTAGCAGCGGACAGAGCCGAAGCAGACACAGGGCTGACGTTCCCGGTCTCTGCTCTGGACGACCAAGCATCTCCCACCAACGGTTGGGAGAGGGGGGCCATGAATACAGATTGGGCTCAGAAGTCAGTGCCAGCCGGAACTTGGAAAGGTCCTTATTTGACACAAATACCAACGAATCCTTTCACTAACAACAACACGTACACCGGAGGAATCACCAATTCGCCTAGTTCAGCATGGACTCACTACTCAAAGCAGTCTTTTAATCGCAGCTACATCTACTTCCCTTCCACTAAAATAGGATCCGACGGGAAGCCATATCGAGAATGGTAA
- a CDS encoding DUF1579 family protein, with translation MPVPKFFEDALGWWDGTSSLSLPWQSKEPYDSNSSLHIDVGPRGSFAQIEYRWSYEGAVQHGVLLIAGNKLGGNVTVGWVDSWHQSPNVMTMSGKWDKDNSISVLGHYSAGSGPEWGWRFELSLNGEILQFEMTNIHPDGKEDWAVRCHYKRN, from the coding sequence ATGCCAGTTCCAAAGTTTTTTGAAGATGCTCTCGGCTGGTGGGATGGCACATCGTCCCTCAGTCTTCCATGGCAGAGCAAGGAGCCATACGATTCCAATTCTTCTCTGCACATCGATGTTGGACCTCGCGGATCGTTTGCGCAGATTGAGTATCGCTGGAGCTACGAAGGAGCTGTTCAGCACGGAGTCTTGTTGATTGCTGGGAACAAGCTGGGGGGCAATGTGACAGTGGGCTGGGTTGATTCCTGGCATCAGAGTCCAAACGTTATGACCATGTCCGGGAAGTGGGACAAGGACAATTCAATCTCGGTTCTGGGTCACTATTCCGCCGGTTCCGGGCCTGAATGGGGCTGGCGGTTCGAACTTAGTTTGAACGGAGAAATCTTGCAATTCGAGATGACGAACATTCATCCGGATGGTAAAGAAGACTGGGCGGTACGTTGTCACTATAAGCGGAATTGA